The Toxoplasma gondii ME49 chromosome III, whole genome shotgun sequence genome includes a window with the following:
- a CDS encoding hypothetical protein (encoded by transcript TGME49_254090) codes for MPASTARTSLDRRVSGDVPCFPRSAKSPAFRMVDSCASARLGDQDAAETNSRRSGIAESASEAQEGTDNPDPEASSLNAPAAVSDGDNGNREARRRARGLGRNEFPAQEAESRAPVAGPPSPPCFPLRHYPSAYWRGRPNRHYFSASSRILLWGSRSCASCPLFLTPSSLKYHCSNCPFGAPIRKDSSFPSSSADHQEEQDLAGESSSSAPGVVCVEDAALGGGPRDVCTRGGPPGGRLKIPLSPDDEQNRHDLTPRVEKRNTERRASDVNAEDSSRPPAAGEPIHDTQEASRTASSAPRKNNAGKTVSNFSVQRHGSHGSPAPSSAVSATPVESCGDSVVKGIAAAGPAALPSGAAASSGSLSAESLPECTSDTDPAGPSLNGGPLSAGSGAAPADPGLDGGTMSPVSCDACPCCLDVCENEQCPQCNALRSLPGVLDATREPHDPTYSLSSTDSVETMFYSSLPSASFDCSLEASCAQSGSRDSNFFETSSGPCTPPRPTDFRRPASTPMLGCGVIGGSSDSTSSTTRGGWLSAKCLKIISPPEPVPEYTLCQVARHCRRGGCWLVAHDCIYDALPVLSIHPGGSGCLLRKAQQMKDCSRDYDFHSHRGRQLWERLLVGRVKFCSGWERQRQRVAANVERSPPEKDAAKNAQFCSGASDSCGVPQTLPEMLRSAASQDISESRHASCEGEAGEFTSQPAGKTTQKWCRVQ; via the coding sequence ATGCCTGCGAGCACCGCCAGAACATCCCTCGACCGTCGCGTATCCGGTGATGTCCCTTGTTTCCCCAGATCTGCAAAGTCACCTGCGTTTAGAATGGTCGATTCCTGCGCTTCTGCTCGGCTCGGAGATCAAGATGCGGCAGAGACAAACTCCCGGAGATCCGGGATCGCCGAGTCAGCTTCCGAGGCGCAGGAAGGAACCGACAACCCGGATCCGGAGGCCAGTTCACTGAACGCTCCCGCCGCCGTCTCTGACGGTGACAATGGGAACCGGGAGGCGCGTCGCCGGGCACGAGGTCTCGGGCGGAACGAATTCCCAGcgcaagaagcagaaagtcGCGCACCAGTGGCCGGGCCTCCGTCTCCCCCGTGTTTCCCCCTGCGGCACTACCCCAGCGCGTACTGGCGGGGTCGTCCGAATCGACATTacttttctgcgtcttctcggaTTCTTTTGTGGGGCAGCCGGTCGTGCGCATCTTGTCCCCTGTTTCTGACGCCTTCTAGTCTCAAGTATCACTGTAGCAACTGTCCATTCGGTGCACCAATCCGAAAGGACTCTTCCTTTCCAAGCTCCTCGGCAGACCACCAGGAGGAACAGGATCTTGCGGGAGAAAGCAGCTCCTCGGCTCCAGGTGTTGTCTGTGTCGAAGATGCGGCTCTAGGCGGCGGACCCCGGGATGTGTGTACGCGAGGTGGACCGCCTGGCGGCAGACTGAAGATCCCGCTAAGTCCTGACGATGAACAGAATCGGCACGACCTCACACCTCGCGTCGAAAAGAGGAATACAGAGCGCAGAGCGTCGGACGTGAATGCGGAAGATTCCTCGCGACCCCCTGCCGCTGGGGAGCCGATACACGACACACAAGAAGCATCAAGAACGGCTTCCTCAGCGCCCCGCAAAAACAACGCGGGCAAAACAGTCAGTAATTTTTCGGTGCAGCGTCACGGATCACACGGATCACCGGCTCCGAGTTCAGCTGTATCGGCAACGCCAGTCGAGTCATGTGGTGATTCTGTCGTGAAAGGCATTGCCGCTGCCGGTCCAGCTGCTTTGCCTTCTGGGGCAGCAGCGTCTTCTGGTTCCTTATCCGCCGAGAGTCTGCCGGAGTGTACCTCTGATACAGACCCGGCGGGGCCGTCGTTGAACGGGGGTCCACTTTCTGCTGGCTCTGGCGCTGCTCCGGCGGACCCTGGGCTAGACGGTGGCACCATGTCTCCTGTCAGTTGTGATGCCTGTCCTTGCTGTCTAGACGTTTGTGAGAACGAGCAGTGTCCCCAGTGCAACGCTCTCCGCTCGTTGCCAGGCGTTCTGGATGCGACGCGAGAACCTCACGACCCCACGTATTCGCTCTCTTCTACGGATTCTGTGGAAACGATGTTTTACTCGTCGCTGCCGTCGGCCTCGTTCGACTGCTCTCTAGAGGCGTCTTGTGCGCAGTCGGGCTCCCGGGATAGTAATTTCTTTGAGACGTCGAGTGGTCCGTGTACTCCTCCTCGCCCCACAGATTTCAGGCGCCCGGCGTCGACACCGATGCTTGGGTGCGGCGTCATTGGGGGTTCCAGTGACAGCACGAGTTCCACCACGCGCGGCGGGTGGCTTTCCGCGAAGTGTCTAAAAATTATCTCTCCGCCTGAGCCGGTGCCCGAGTACACGCTGTGCCAAGTCGCCCGCCATTGCAGGCGCGGGGGTTGCTGGCTTGTCGCCCATGACTGCATCTACGACGCGCTCCCCGTTCTGTCCATTCACCCTGGAGGCTCCGGGTGTCTGCTGCGGAAGGCGCAGCAAATGAAGGACTGCAGCCGCGACTACGATTTCCACTCGCATCGCGGCAGGCAGCTCTGGGAGAGGCTTCTGGTCGGGCGAGTGAAGTTCTGCTCTGGATGGGAAAGGCAGCGACAGCGCGTCGCGGCAAATGTCGAGCGATCCCCGCCGGAGAAAGACGCCGCGAAGAATGCGCAGTTCTGCAGCGGGGCCTCTGACTCGTGTGGGGTCCCGCAGACGCTTCCTGAAATGCTTCGTTCCGCAGCGTCACAGGACATCTCAGAGAGCCGCCACGCAAGCTGCGAAGGTGAAGCAGGCGAATTCACTTCTCAACCAGCAGGCAAGACCACGCAGAAATGGTGCCGTGTGCAGTGA
- a CDS encoding hypothetical protein (encoded by transcript TGME49_254070~Predicted trans-membrane domain (TMHMM2.0):6-26:35-58:70-93:117-140) produces MGCTTKAGAAVVYIFPALYGTLMIVAGAVELQRHQVFGSVCITFGAVYVLTSVVGELGVCCLNEAAIRATVVLVVLENIIAFILATFFLVDVVRAHPVVKEHQHTSPVLTFLATHEAVSIYICVFLYIGAIATSCCIGFLSEYQAQLDAELLMQESRQLQESERAALLRTSGRLVSRTLGSLDQTPNAAATEFTNGVNEDMFAHQFSTLQRAAAACSVVKQDEQFQPGFVQQCVTNPERS; encoded by the coding sequence ATGGGCTGCACAACGAAAGCCGGAGCAGCGGTGGTTTACATCTTCCCCGCGTTATATGGCACGTTAATGATTGTCGCTGGGGCCGTGGAGCTGCAGCGACATCAGGTTTTCGGTTCCGTTTGCATCACATTCGGCGCTGTCTATGTTCTGACTTCTGTTGTTGGCGAGCTTGGTGTATGTTGCCTCAATGAGGCTGCGATTCGTGCCACAGTCGTTCTGGTTGTACTAGAGAATATTATTGCGTTCATACTTGCaactttcttcctcgttgaCGTTGTCCGAGCGCACCCGGTGGTGAAAGAACACCAACATACATCGCCTGTCTTAACGTTCCTCGCCACTCACGAGGCAGTGAGCATTTACATTTGCGTATTCCTCTACATCGGCGCTATCGCAACTTCCTGTTGCATTGGGTTTTTGTCTGAGTACCAGGCTCAGCTTGATGCAGAGCTCCTCATGCAGGAATCGCGACAGCTACAGGAGAGTGAGCGAGCAGCACTCCTTCGCACCTCTGGGAGGCTGGTTTCCAGAACGCTGGGAAGTTTGGATCAGACGCCCAATGCAGCGGCAACTGAATTCACCAATGGTGTTAACGAAGACATGTTTGCCCATCAGTTCAGTACCCTCCAGCGTGCAGCGGCAGCGTGTAGCGTCGTAAAGCAAGATGAACAATTTCAACCGGGCTTTGTGCAGCAATGCGTCACAAATCCCGAAAGGAGCTGA
- a CDS encoding metal cation transporter, ZIP family protein (encoded by transcript TGME49_254080~Predicted trans-membrane domain (TMHMM2.0):9-32:43-66:80-103:371-394:408-431:435-458), producing the protein MNIDLADWQIAGIFALFSSATFPLGAILGIFAYVLHRKLNRRLLAFFLSVGAGSLIFAVAVEVYAEGLEAIEHIRSGSDTVRTLAFIVQIIFAVVGALLYVWLDHQVNRISSAVHNWSSERLAREAVATRHGNAAGDNLSGGGLSAGEHCRKPIRTRCEDNSPAADDLSYETRGLLACAAEDDEGTEAACTGQRSENSEGIWVPLGSSQASTQSTVGHCEENSCRGSPVVKSPSGNTLKSTQDLNVVAGRVEHNYRHPLSGLPSNAILIPTEVPTVDDEELCMLAAEEHLPRKDVSERGGAKVEKGGDHLGVALVLWASQLIDAVPEAMMIGFRVVGNKLSWAFIISLFIANFPESFSGGYMMKKEGFRACVAFAMWLTVPLLTAIVAAATAAIQITPAHSVAMRMFDAGMQGTAAGAMLALSTASMLPAAYEAGGVLSGLFCVLGFLFSVSVRLFLGVLEGPVPLGQEAGMIEHAPRLPETPAGYLNNL; encoded by the coding sequence ATGAATATTGATCTGGCTGACTGGCAGATTGCTGGCATTTttgccctcttctcttcggccACGTTCCCCCTGGGGGCGATTTTAGGCATCTTCGCGTATGTGCTGCACCGCAAGTTGAATAGGCGCCTCCtggcgttttttctgtccgtGGGGGCAGGCTCGCTAATTTTCGCTGTGGCAGTTGAGGTCTATGCAGAGGGTCTGGAAGCTATTGAACACATTCGCAGTGGTAGTGACACAGTCAGGACTCTGGCATTTATTGTCCAAATAATTTTTGCCGTCGTCGGGGCACTGCTGTACGTATGGCTGGATCACCAGGTCAACCGCATCAGTAGTGCCGTACATAATTGGTCGAGTGAAAGGCTTGCGCGGGAAGCTGTTGCTACACGGCATGGTAATGCAGCGGGTGACAATCTGAGTGGAGGTGGGCTAAGCGCGGGCGAACATTGCAGAAAGCCTATCCGGACCCGATGCGAGGACAATTCCCCCGCAGCAGATGACCTTTCATACGAAACTCGAGGGTTGTTAGCCTGTGCAGCTGAAGACGATGAAGGGACGGAAGCTGCCTGCACTGGGCAAAGGTCCGAAAACTCAGAAGGCATTTGGGTTCCGCTGGGGAGTTCTCAAGCCAGCACTCAAAGCACCGTCGGCCACTGCGAAGAGAATTCGTGTCGGGGAAGCCCGGTCGTGAAATCGCCATCAGGAAACACATTGAAATCAACGCAAGATTTGAATGTGGTCGCGGGCAGGGTCGAGCACAACTATCGGCATCCTCTGTCAGGGTTACCTTCGAATGCCATTCTCATCCCAACAGAAGTACCCACTGTAGACGACGAGGAACTCTGCATGCTCGCTGCAGAGGAGCACTTGCCGAGAAAAGACGTTAGCGAAAGGGGAGGAGCCAAGGTGGAAAAAGGAGGGGATCACTTGGGTGTGGCTCTGGTGCTGTGGGCGAGTCAACTCATCGACGCTGTTCCTGAAGCCATGATGATCGGATTTCGAGTTGTGGGTAACAAGCTCTCCTGGGCGTTCATTATTTCACTTTTCATTGCAAACTTCCCGGAGAGCTTCAGTGGCGGGTACATGATGAAAAAGGAGGGCTTCCGCGCATGTGTGGCTTTCGCGATGTGGCTCACGGTCCCTTTGCTCACTGCGATTGTCGCTGCCGCTACGGCCGCAATTCAGATAACACCGGCCCATTCAGTTGCAATGCGCATGTTTGATGCTGGAATGCAAGGGACCGCTGCAGGAGCGATGCTAGCATTGTCAACTGCATCAATGCTCCCCGCTGCATACGAAGCCGGAGGTGTTCTTTCAGGACTCTTCTGTGTGTTAgggtttcttttttctgtatCTGTTCGCTTGTTCCTTGGAGTCCTTGAGGGCCCCGTGCCGCTGGGTCAAGAAGCTGGCATGATAGAACATGCACCTAGACTTCCCGAAACACCGGCTGGATACTTAAACAATCTCTAG